In Frondihabitans sp. PAMC 28766, a genomic segment contains:
- the coaBC gene encoding bifunctional phosphopantothenoylcysteine decarboxylase/phosphopantothenate--cysteine ligase CoaBC: MADRLTVVVGISGGIAAYKAVGVVRLLVKAGHDVHVVPTPAALQFVGLPTLEALSRNPVTASLYDDVAAVRHVALGQAADLVIVAPTTANTLAKLATGLADDLLGTTILATKAPVVVAPAMHTEMWQNAATQHNVEVLRSRGVTIVGPESGQLTGADSGPGRMSEPEDIVAAALAILQPPTTPQDLAGLDVVVSAGGTREPLDPVRFLGNRSSGKQGVALAVAALARGALVTLVAAHLEVPVPVDARLTVVDVTTALSLSEAMTAAANRADIVVMAAAVADYRPVEVSDGKIKKETGDGTLTLRLVENPDILAGLTAARRPGQVIVGFAAETAADRDELVTLGRAKAQRKGADLLALNAVGWAQGFGTDDNTVLLLDEAGALVAEATGAKSAVADAVLTAALSVRASR, translated from the coding sequence GTGGCCGATCGCCTCACCGTCGTCGTCGGAATCAGCGGGGGCATCGCCGCCTACAAGGCCGTCGGCGTGGTGCGGCTGCTGGTCAAGGCCGGCCACGACGTCCATGTCGTGCCCACCCCGGCGGCTCTGCAGTTCGTCGGGCTGCCCACCCTCGAGGCCCTCAGCCGAAACCCGGTGACCGCGTCGCTCTACGACGACGTCGCCGCCGTCCGGCACGTGGCGCTCGGGCAGGCCGCCGACCTGGTGATCGTCGCCCCCACCACCGCGAACACGCTCGCGAAGCTCGCCACGGGGCTCGCCGACGACCTGCTCGGCACCACGATCCTCGCGACGAAGGCACCGGTCGTGGTGGCGCCGGCGATGCACACCGAGATGTGGCAGAACGCGGCGACGCAGCACAACGTCGAGGTGCTGCGGTCGCGGGGTGTGACAATCGTGGGCCCCGAGTCGGGGCAGCTCACCGGGGCCGACAGCGGGCCGGGGCGGATGAGCGAGCCGGAGGACATCGTCGCGGCAGCTCTCGCGATCCTGCAGCCCCCGACGACTCCGCAGGATCTCGCGGGCCTCGACGTGGTCGTCTCGGCCGGCGGTACCCGCGAGCCCCTCGACCCCGTGCGCTTTCTCGGCAACCGGTCGAGCGGCAAGCAGGGCGTGGCGCTTGCCGTCGCTGCTCTCGCCCGGGGTGCCCTGGTCACGCTCGTGGCCGCGCATCTCGAGGTGCCGGTGCCGGTCGACGCCCGGCTCACCGTGGTCGACGTCACGACGGCCCTCTCACTGTCCGAGGCGATGACGGCCGCTGCCAACAGGGCGGACATCGTCGTGATGGCAGCGGCCGTGGCCGACTACCGCCCGGTCGAGGTCAGCGACGGCAAGATCAAAAAGGAGACCGGTGACGGCACCCTCACCCTGCGGCTCGTCGAGAACCCCGACATCCTCGCCGGGCTGACCGCGGCACGGCGCCCCGGGCAGGTGATCGTCGGCTTCGCGGCCGAGACCGCGGCCGATCGAGACGAGCTTGTGACGCTCGGGCGTGCGAAAGCCCAGCGGAAGGGCGCCGACCTGCTCGCCCTCAACGCCGTCGGCTGGGCGCAGGGCTTCGGCACCGACGACAACACGGTGCTGCTGCTCGACGAGGCGGGCGCTCTCGTCGCCGAGGCGACGGGCGCGAAGTCGGCAGTGGCCGACGCGGTGCTCACGGCCGCCCTGAGTGTGCGCGCTTCGCGCTAG
- a CDS encoding MarR family winged helix-turn-helix transcriptional regulator, whose protein sequence is MSQADEGVDLETSLGYLLKQASSALRAAMEAVLRPLGMTVTHYSCLELLAQRPGLSNSDLARGTFVTRQSMNVLLQSLERDGQVTRPTEAPVGKALPTSLTPAGRRSLAKATVVVRGIEKQMLEGLTVDDQVATRRILSSLIFSLNRSMGDAGR, encoded by the coding sequence ATGAGTCAAGCGGATGAGGGCGTCGACCTGGAAACATCTCTGGGGTATCTGCTGAAGCAGGCCTCCAGTGCGCTGCGCGCTGCGATGGAAGCGGTCCTCCGCCCGCTCGGGATGACGGTGACGCACTACTCGTGCCTCGAATTGCTGGCGCAGCGCCCCGGCCTGTCCAACTCCGACCTCGCCCGGGGCACGTTCGTGACCCGGCAGTCGATGAACGTCCTCCTGCAGTCGCTCGAGCGCGACGGCCAAGTGACCCGCCCCACGGAGGCTCCTGTGGGCAAGGCGCTGCCCACGAGCCTCACCCCGGCGGGCCGCCGGAGTCTCGCGAAGGCGACGGTCGTCGTCAGGGGCATCGAGAAGCAGATGCTCGAGGGGCTGACCGTCGACGATCAGGTCGCCACCCGGCGCATCCTGTCCAGCCTCATCTTCTCGCTGAACCGGTCGATGGGCGACGCCGGCCGCTGA
- a CDS encoding VOC family protein has translation MAVTGPDFINLQATDLAASQAFYEHYLGLVRSQAGPPHAVVFETTPIAFALRDVIPGTDIASTPQPGIGAAIWLHATDVQAIHDALVADGKTIVSSPIDGPFGRTFTFADPDGYQITLHDRA, from the coding sequence ATGGCTGTCACCGGACCCGACTTCATCAACCTCCAGGCGACCGACCTCGCCGCATCGCAGGCGTTCTACGAGCACTACCTCGGCCTCGTCCGGTCGCAGGCAGGGCCCCCTCACGCCGTCGTCTTCGAGACGACGCCCATCGCCTTCGCCCTGCGCGACGTCATCCCCGGCACCGACATCGCATCCACCCCGCAACCCGGCATCGGGGCTGCGATCTGGCTTCACGCGACCGATGTCCAGGCCATCCACGACGCCCTCGTGGCCGACGGCAAGACGATCGTCTCCAGCCCGATCGACGGCCCCTTCGGCCGCACGTTCACCTTCGCCGACCCCGACGGCTACCAGATCACCCTCCACGACCGCGCCTGA
- a CDS encoding LCP family protein, which translates to MAASGTTSSAAGRTAAGQIRHGRLGRSHPVGALGKLVGVVVAVVLISTTGVAAYALHDVVTSTKPPVHLAQLPGHTATPLPSAPAGESVGEVNMLVIGSDTRSGQAGYGDAADQAASQGAGNNDVNILLHISADHKSASVVSFPRDLEIPIPACPTAGGGYSYASSQDMLNTALSRGGDEAHGLQCAVLTIEKLTGLNIPYAASVTFAGTAAISTAVGGVNVCLATPIVDDNVTPALNLSAGEHTLVGGQALAFLRSRHGVGDGSDLGRISNQQVFMSSLARQLTSSGTLSNPFTLYKIAKAVTENTTYSDTVTPSFLLGVFQAVRTVGLSNMVFLQYPVGEDPTNINRVIPSEYAAQQVNQALVADQPLVLTGTTGDGASVQPSSSASPSTSASASASPSTSSAPTSTPTTSAGSTSTVTLPPSVTGQTAAQKTCSKKIQY; encoded by the coding sequence ATGGCGGCTAGCGGTACGACGTCGAGCGCGGCGGGCAGAACGGCTGCCGGGCAGATCCGGCACGGACGGCTGGGGCGCTCGCACCCCGTGGGCGCGCTCGGGAAGCTCGTCGGAGTCGTCGTCGCGGTCGTGCTGATCAGCACGACCGGGGTCGCTGCCTACGCTCTGCACGACGTCGTCACGTCGACGAAACCGCCCGTGCACTTGGCTCAGCTGCCCGGGCACACCGCGACGCCGCTGCCCTCCGCTCCCGCCGGCGAATCCGTCGGCGAGGTCAACATGCTCGTGATCGGGTCGGACACCCGGTCGGGTCAGGCGGGGTACGGCGACGCCGCCGACCAGGCCGCCTCGCAGGGGGCCGGCAACAACGACGTCAACATCCTGCTGCACATCTCGGCCGACCATAAGAGCGCGTCCGTCGTCAGCTTCCCTCGCGACCTCGAGATCCCCATCCCCGCCTGCCCCACGGCCGGCGGCGGCTACTCGTACGCGTCGTCGCAGGACATGCTCAACACAGCTCTCAGCCGTGGCGGCGACGAGGCCCACGGGCTGCAGTGCGCCGTGCTGACCATCGAGAAGCTCACCGGCCTCAACATCCCCTACGCCGCGAGCGTCACCTTCGCCGGCACCGCCGCGATCTCGACCGCGGTCGGCGGCGTGAACGTGTGTCTCGCCACGCCAATCGTCGACGACAACGTCACCCCCGCGCTCAACCTGTCGGCCGGCGAGCACACGCTGGTGGGCGGCCAGGCGCTCGCCTTCCTGCGCAGCCGGCACGGCGTCGGCGACGGGTCCGACCTCGGCCGCATCTCGAACCAGCAGGTGTTCATGTCGTCTCTCGCGCGCCAGCTGACGTCGAGCGGCACCCTGAGCAACCCGTTCACGCTCTACAAGATCGCCAAGGCGGTCACCGAGAACACCACCTACTCCGACACCGTCACCCCCTCCTTCCTGCTCGGTGTGTTCCAAGCGGTGCGGACGGTGGGGCTCTCCAACATGGTCTTCTTGCAGTACCCGGTCGGTGAGGATCCGACGAACATCAACCGCGTGATCCCTAGCGAGTACGCGGCGCAGCAGGTCAACCAGGCTCTCGTCGCCGACCAGCCCCTGGTGCTGACCGGGACGACCGGGGACGGCGCGTCGGTGCAGCCGAGTTCGTCGGCCTCGCCGTCGACCTCGGCTTCTGCGTCCGCCTCACCGTCGACGTCGTCGGCTCCCACGAGCACGCCCACGACCTCGGCCGGCTCGACGTCGACGGTGACGTTGCCGCCGTCGGTCACGGGGCAGACCGCCGCGCAGAAGACCTGCTCGAAGAAGATCCAGTACTGA
- a CDS encoding alpha/beta hydrolase: MTSSSTPARLERTPAAGVVVRGTIVVLGGRGETPEVYERFANRIAVDGYRVVAFGDSRSAADEVVAAAAAEFDATEAGPRVVVGSDSGAALAWRAIADGRLGATGVVSAGALTEAGAGSVDGAAEIEARTACPVHRGKLAADGVLESGELTRTDASDEVTDELARGILVPALVLHGENDVISSAEAAFVVYDSLPEARLFVLDDGKHDVLNDITHRQVAAQIVQFVERLRTPHQGLRPVAQRQPAELAG, translated from the coding sequence ATGACTTCTTCCTCTACGCCCGCTCGTCTCGAGCGCACCCCCGCCGCCGGCGTCGTCGTGCGCGGCACCATCGTGGTGCTCGGCGGCCGCGGCGAGACCCCCGAGGTGTACGAGCGCTTCGCCAACCGGATCGCCGTCGACGGCTACCGCGTGGTGGCGTTCGGCGACTCGCGCTCGGCGGCGGACGAGGTCGTGGCCGCTGCCGCCGCCGAGTTCGACGCCACCGAAGCCGGCCCCCGCGTCGTCGTCGGCTCCGACTCCGGGGCCGCCCTCGCCTGGCGCGCGATCGCCGACGGCCGCCTCGGTGCCACCGGAGTCGTCTCGGCCGGAGCCCTGACCGAGGCCGGTGCCGGCAGTGTCGACGGGGCCGCCGAGATCGAGGCCCGGACGGCGTGCCCGGTGCACCGCGGCAAGCTCGCCGCCGACGGCGTGCTGGAGTCGGGTGAGCTGACCCGCACCGACGCCTCCGACGAGGTGACCGACGAGCTGGCCCGTGGCATCCTGGTGCCCGCCCTCGTGCTGCACGGCGAGAACGACGTCATCAGCTCGGCCGAGGCCGCCTTCGTCGTCTACGACTCCCTGCCCGAGGCGCGCCTGTTCGTGCTCGACGACGGCAAGCACGACGTGCTGAACGACATCACGCACCGGCAGGTCGCCGCCCAGATCGTTCAGTTCGTCGAGCGTCTGCGGACGCCCCACCAGGGCCTCCGCCCCGTCGCCCAGCGCCAGCCCGCTGAGCTGGCCGGCTGA
- a CDS encoding O-acetylhomoserine aminocarboxypropyltransferase/cysteine synthase family protein gives MTDEKTPTSPATTQIHGGVVPRETQNTVATPIFQTAAYEFDDLATAQAIFALEKPGNLYSRNANPTQAVFERRMAALEGGVAALGVGSGQAAVAVTLLSLVKTGQHIVAPAQLYGGTIDLLTDSFADFGIEVTLVDQDDLDAWRRAIRPNTRVLFAEGIGNPTATVLPMAEVAEIAHAAGVPLVIDSTLATPILQRPKDFGADFVVHSATKFLGGHGSSIAGVIVDLGTFDFGAEPRKWPQFTEPYKRVGGVVLWERFGRDKSAFLVYAKTKWVHDLGPSLSPFNSFQILQGIETLDLRVSRQSASALAIAEFLEAHPAVSKVNHPGLASSPYHELAARYLPKGSGAVFSFDVAAGEDAVATVVDSLGVFSLVANIGDVRSLVIQPATTTHSHLTEDQLRDAGFSRATIRLSIGLEDVQDLIADLGQALDTVVPATVPSAAGVVGSTASRKD, from the coding sequence GTGACTGACGAGAAGACCCCGACCAGCCCGGCCACTACTCAGATCCACGGCGGCGTGGTGCCGCGCGAGACGCAGAACACCGTGGCGACGCCCATCTTCCAGACGGCCGCCTACGAGTTCGACGACCTCGCCACGGCTCAGGCGATCTTCGCGCTCGAGAAGCCCGGCAACCTCTACAGCCGCAACGCGAACCCGACCCAGGCGGTGTTCGAGCGTCGCATGGCAGCGCTCGAGGGCGGCGTCGCGGCCCTCGGCGTGGGCTCCGGCCAGGCGGCCGTCGCCGTCACGCTCCTGTCGCTCGTCAAGACCGGCCAGCACATCGTGGCGCCGGCTCAGCTCTACGGCGGCACCATCGACCTGCTGACCGACTCGTTCGCCGACTTCGGCATCGAGGTGACGCTGGTCGACCAGGACGACCTCGACGCCTGGCGCAGAGCGATCCGCCCGAACACCCGGGTGCTCTTCGCCGAGGGCATCGGCAACCCGACCGCCACCGTGCTGCCGATGGCCGAGGTCGCCGAGATCGCTCACGCGGCGGGCGTGCCGCTCGTCATCGACTCGACGCTCGCGACCCCGATCCTGCAGCGCCCCAAAGACTTCGGGGCCGACTTCGTCGTGCACTCGGCCACGAAGTTCCTCGGCGGCCACGGCTCGTCGATCGCGGGCGTGATCGTCGACCTCGGCACGTTCGACTTCGGTGCCGAGCCTCGGAAGTGGCCGCAGTTCACCGAGCCGTACAAGCGTGTCGGCGGCGTCGTGCTCTGGGAGCGCTTCGGACGCGACAAGAGCGCCTTCCTGGTCTACGCCAAGACGAAGTGGGTGCACGACCTCGGGCCGTCGCTCTCGCCGTTCAACTCGTTCCAGATCCTCCAGGGCATCGAGACCCTCGACCTGCGCGTGTCGCGGCAGTCGGCGTCAGCCCTGGCGATCGCCGAGTTCCTCGAGGCGCATCCTGCGGTCTCGAAGGTCAACCACCCGGGGCTGGCCTCGAGCCCGTATCACGAGCTCGCGGCCCGCTACCTGCCGAAGGGCTCGGGCGCCGTCTTCTCGTTCGACGTCGCCGCGGGCGAGGACGCCGTCGCGACCGTTGTCGACTCCCTCGGCGTCTTCTCGCTCGTCGCCAACATCGGCGACGTCCGCAGCCTCGTGATCCAGCCGGCGACCACGACCCACAGCCACCTCACAGAAGACCAGCTGCGCGACGCCGGCTTCTCGCGGGCGACCATCCGTCTCAGCATCGGGCTCGAAGACGTGCAGGATCTCATCGCCGACCTCGGCCAGGCACTGGACACGGTCGTCCCGGCCACCGTGCCGTCCGCTGCAGGCGTCGTCGGCAGCACCGCATCACGAAAGGACTGA
- a CDS encoding LLM class flavin-dependent oxidoreductase, translated as MHFGYWTPVYGGFLRNVGDEGMPAAWSYIKQISQQADRLGYHTTLVPELYLNDRKGIDAPSLEAWSLSTGILAVTERLRVMTAVRPGFHLPAVIAKATSTISDIAGLSPRARAASL; from the coding sequence ATGCACTTCGGCTACTGGACCCCGGTCTACGGGGGCTTCCTCCGCAACGTCGGCGACGAGGGCATGCCCGCCGCGTGGTCGTACATCAAGCAGATTTCGCAACAGGCCGATCGCCTGGGCTACCACACCACTCTCGTGCCCGAGCTCTACCTCAACGACCGCAAAGGCATCGACGCCCCGTCGCTCGAGGCGTGGTCGCTCTCGACCGGCATCCTCGCGGTCACCGAGCGTCTGCGCGTCATGACCGCGGTTCGCCCCGGCTTCCACCTGCCGGCCGTGATCGCGAAAGCGACGAGCACGATCAGCGACATCGCCGGCCTCTCCCCGAGGGCGCGAGCCGCTTCGCTCTGA
- a CDS encoding LLM class flavin-dependent oxidoreductase: MNVVAAWWAEEAKQYGGVFTTHDRRYEQATEFVEILHGMWTEPRFDYDGAFWKAEGAILEPKPAALPAIFAGGESEAGREAIAAFADSYVLHGGTLDEVADKVQDMDERRLRITGERFREYGMAAYVIVRDTEAEAQKELDRITEVDPDSPGYASFEEFRAHSNLDVELSKREYSVGTRGLRPNLVGTPEQVADKIRAYQDAGLTLLLIQSSPLDEELERIARDVFPLVPARAATPVV; this comes from the coding sequence CTGAACGTCGTCGCGGCCTGGTGGGCCGAGGAGGCCAAGCAGTACGGCGGCGTCTTCACCACGCACGACCGGCGCTACGAGCAGGCGACCGAGTTCGTCGAGATCCTGCACGGGATGTGGACCGAGCCTCGCTTCGACTACGACGGCGCGTTCTGGAAGGCCGAGGGCGCGATCCTCGAGCCCAAGCCGGCGGCCCTGCCTGCCATCTTCGCCGGCGGCGAGAGCGAGGCCGGCCGCGAGGCGATCGCCGCGTTCGCGGACAGCTACGTGCTGCACGGCGGCACCCTCGACGAGGTGGCCGACAAGGTGCAGGACATGGACGAGCGGCGCCTCCGGATCACGGGCGAGCGCTTTCGCGAGTACGGCATGGCCGCCTACGTCATCGTGCGCGACACCGAGGCCGAGGCCCAGAAAGAGCTCGACCGCATCACCGAGGTCGATCCGGACTCGCCCGGCTACGCCTCGTTCGAGGAGTTCCGCGCGCACTCGAACCTCGACGTCGAGCTCTCGAAGCGCGAGTACTCGGTCGGCACCCGCGGCCTCCGCCCGAACCTCGTCGGCACGCCCGAGCAGGTCGCCGACAAGATCCGGGCCTACCAGGATGCAGGTCTGACGCTGCTCCTGATCCAGTCGAGCCCGCTCGACGAAGAGCTCGAGCGCATCGCGCGCGACGTCTTCCCGCTCGTCCCGGCGCGGGCCGCGACTCCCGTCGTCTGA
- a CDS encoding FAD/NAD(P)-binding protein, whose protein sequence is MSPHATVGSDEILIVGGGASAVFVTFALRDRAAVGGTPAPRITVVGREPEVGRGLAYGRADEHHRLNSPAGKMSLSATDDAAFLRYLDEVGWRDVDGSAAGAGTFVPRRVFGDYVASSFAALSGKPDSGVRFVQGEVVDVAEGEISGLIDGQSADGRRVDGPSAGGPSADGPSADGPSGDAGVTATLADGRTLSADRVVLALGNPAPGLVPSNAQRSIDDPWAPGALDRVTASDRILLIGTGLTMIDVATSLARRSPGIRLTATSRHLMLPAVHLTGPAAPGPGLGDDVSTLGEMATLFGRQLRDATATGSPWQAVLDGLRPQTQALWLRLSVADRERFLAHAARRWDVHRHRMAPAVWAELSALLEDGTLTLKSSGDVAGESFDVAINCTGPASVASAGWSPLVDRLLGRGTIVADPTGIGVDADPSGFVRSADGEPSTRILTIGAALKGALWETVAIGEVRQVAYRIADAVLAPASAEVAA, encoded by the coding sequence ATGAGCCCTCATGCAACCGTCGGCAGTGACGAGATCCTCATCGTCGGAGGGGGCGCCAGCGCCGTCTTCGTGACGTTCGCGCTTCGCGACCGCGCGGCAGTCGGAGGAACGCCTGCACCTCGCATCACCGTCGTCGGGCGCGAGCCCGAGGTCGGCCGCGGCCTCGCCTACGGGCGCGCGGACGAACACCACCGCCTCAATAGCCCTGCCGGCAAGATGAGCCTCTCGGCCACCGACGATGCCGCCTTCCTCCGCTATCTCGACGAGGTCGGCTGGCGCGATGTCGACGGCTCGGCGGCAGGAGCAGGCACCTTCGTTCCGCGTCGCGTCTTCGGCGACTACGTGGCGTCGAGCTTCGCTGCCCTGTCGGGAAAACCGGATTCCGGTGTGCGGTTCGTCCAGGGCGAGGTCGTCGACGTGGCGGAGGGCGAGATCTCCGGTCTTATCGACGGGCAGAGTGCCGACGGGCGCCGCGTCGACGGGCCGAGCGCTGGCGGGCCGAGCGCTGACGGGCCGAGCGCTGACGGGCCGAGCGGCGACGCGGGCGTGACCGCGACCCTCGCCGACGGCCGCACGCTGTCGGCCGACCGCGTCGTGCTGGCGCTCGGCAACCCGGCCCCGGGCCTCGTGCCGTCGAACGCCCAGCGGTCGATCGACGATCCGTGGGCGCCCGGCGCTCTCGACCGTGTCACCGCGAGCGATCGCATCCTGCTGATCGGCACCGGCCTCACCATGATCGACGTCGCGACCTCGCTCGCGCGCCGAAGCCCGGGCATCCGCTTGACGGCCACCAGCCGCCACCTGATGCTGCCGGCCGTGCACCTCACCGGCCCCGCGGCCCCCGGGCCCGGCCTCGGCGACGACGTCTCGACGCTCGGCGAGATGGCCACGCTGTTCGGGCGGCAGTTGCGCGATGCGACGGCTACAGGATCCCCGTGGCAGGCAGTCCTCGACGGCCTGCGACCGCAGACGCAGGCCCTGTGGCTCCGGCTCTCCGTCGCCGATCGCGAGCGCTTCCTCGCCCACGCCGCCCGCCGGTGGGACGTGCATCGTCACCGCATGGCGCCCGCTGTCTGGGCTGAGCTCTCGGCTCTGCTCGAGGACGGTACGCTCACGCTGAAGTCGTCCGGCGACGTCGCGGGAGAGTCGTTCGACGTCGCGATCAATTGCACCGGGCCCGCGTCGGTGGCGTCAGCGGGCTGGAGCCCGCTCGTCGACCGGCTGCTCGGGCGCGGCACGATCGTCGCCGACCCGACGGGCATCGGAGTCGACGCGGACCCGTCCGGCTTCGTCCGCAGCGCCGACGGCGAGCCGTCGACGCGCATCCTGACCATCGGCGCAGCGCTCAAGGGCGCCCTCTGGGAGACCGTCGCCATCGGCGAAGTGCGCCAGGTGGCCTACCGCATCGCCGATGCGGTGCTCGCCCCCGCCTCCGCCGAAGTCGCCGCCTAG
- the sufU gene encoding Fe-S cluster assembly sulfur transfer protein SufU, whose translation MADLLAGLYQQVILDHAKARTGDHALEGFDAEHFEKNPTCGDEITVRVRLEGDSDRIAELAWQGDGCSISMASASVLADMAPGLTLAELGERVDAFRSMMRSRGADEPDEDLLGDAVVFQGVSKFVMRVKCGMLAWVAAEACSRELSVRS comes from the coding sequence ATGGCCGACTTGCTCGCCGGCCTCTACCAGCAGGTCATCCTCGACCACGCCAAGGCGCGCACCGGCGACCACGCGCTGGAAGGCTTCGACGCCGAGCACTTCGAGAAGAACCCGACATGCGGCGACGAAATCACCGTGCGAGTCCGGCTCGAGGGCGACAGCGACAGGATCGCCGAGTTGGCCTGGCAGGGTGACGGCTGCAGCATCTCGATGGCCTCGGCCTCGGTGCTCGCCGACATGGCCCCGGGCCTCACGCTCGCCGAGCTGGGCGAGCGGGTCGACGCCTTCCGGTCGATGATGCGCTCGCGCGGGGCCGACGAGCCCGACGAAGACCTGCTCGGCGACGCCGTCGTCTTCCAGGGAGTCTCGAAGTTCGTCATGCGGGTGAAGTGCGGCATGCTCGCCTGGGTCGCCGCCGAGGCCTGCTCGAGAGAACTCTCCGTCCGCTCATAG
- a CDS encoding aminotransferase class V-fold PLP-dependent enzyme, with protein sequence MITGTDSRSALFRADFPSLQQEVNGHPLAYLDSGATAQRPVQVLDAERTFLETTNAAVHRGAHTLAALATEAYEDARETVARFIGAGSADEVVWTENATDALNLIAYGIGNATLGRGGPAAARLVLEAGDEIVVTEAEHHANLVPWQELALRTGATFRYVPVRDDGTWTVDDAASVITARTRILAFAHVSNVTGFVAPVDELVELGHRVGALVVLDACQSAPHRAIDVQALGVDFVAFSGHKMLGPTGIGVLWGRPELLDALPPFRTGGSMISTVSMDETTYLPAPQRFEAGTQPVSQTVALAEAIRYLDAAGLGWVQEHEERLAQKMLAGLAAIPGIRTVGPPLGVPRSGLVSFDVDGVHAHDVGQFLDAEGIAVRVGHHCAQPLHRRLGVTATTRASTYLYTTDDEVDRFLAATAEVRGYFGVERAR encoded by the coding sequence GTGATCACCGGCACCGACTCTCGCAGCGCTCTCTTCCGGGCGGACTTCCCGTCGCTCCAGCAGGAGGTGAACGGCCACCCGCTCGCCTACCTCGATTCGGGGGCGACCGCTCAACGCCCGGTGCAGGTGCTCGACGCCGAACGCACCTTCCTCGAGACCACGAACGCCGCCGTGCACCGCGGCGCGCACACCCTCGCGGCCCTGGCCACCGAAGCCTACGAAGACGCGCGTGAGACCGTGGCACGCTTCATCGGGGCAGGCAGCGCCGACGAGGTCGTCTGGACCGAGAACGCCACCGACGCCCTCAACCTCATCGCCTATGGCATCGGCAACGCGACCCTCGGTCGCGGCGGCCCCGCTGCGGCACGCCTGGTGCTGGAGGCCGGCGACGAGATCGTCGTCACGGAGGCCGAGCACCACGCCAATCTCGTCCCCTGGCAAGAGCTGGCCCTCCGCACCGGGGCCACCTTCCGCTACGTGCCCGTTCGCGACGACGGCACCTGGACGGTCGACGACGCGGCATCCGTGATCACCGCGCGCACCCGGATCCTGGCTTTCGCCCACGTCTCGAACGTGACCGGGTTCGTCGCGCCGGTCGACGAGCTGGTAGAGCTCGGGCACCGCGTCGGAGCGCTCGTCGTGCTCGATGCCTGCCAGTCGGCTCCGCACCGCGCCATCGACGTGCAGGCGCTCGGCGTCGACTTCGTCGCGTTCTCGGGCCACAAGATGCTCGGGCCGACCGGCATCGGCGTGCTCTGGGGCCGCCCCGAGCTGCTCGACGCGCTGCCCCCCTTCCGCACCGGCGGCTCGATGATCTCGACCGTGTCGATGGACGAGACGACGTACCTGCCCGCCCCGCAGCGCTTCGAGGCCGGCACTCAGCCCGTCTCGCAGACCGTGGCGCTCGCCGAGGCGATCCGCTACCTCGACGCGGCGGGCTTGGGCTGGGTGCAAGAGCACGAAGAGCGCCTCGCGCAGAAGATGCTCGCCGGCCTCGCGGCGATCCCGGGCATCCGCACCGTCGGGCCGCCGCTCGGCGTACCGCGTTCGGGCCTCGTCAGCTTCGACGTCGACGGGGTGCACGCCCACGACGTCGGGCAGTTCTTGGACGCCGAGGGCATCGCCGTGCGAGTCGGCCACCACTGCGCGCAGCCGCTGCACCGCCGCCTCGGCGTGACAGCCACCACCCGCGCGTCGACCTACCTCTACACGACCGACGACGAGGTCGACCGGTTCCTGGCCGCCACCGCCGAGGTGCGCGGCTACTTCGGCGTCGAGAGGGCGCGCTGA